TTTAGATTCCGAAAACTAAAGAAATGATTAAGAAGTCCAAAGATGTGCCTTGTCTACCTTCACATGGGTGCTAGGAAAAGCAGTTGTTCGAAGCGTTTCCTGTGTTTCATCTGAAAGTTTCCTTCTGGGTACGCTAAGAACTAAAGCTGCCTGGTCCCATGTTGCTGCAGTTGCTGTGATACGATATCCAGAATCCCACCGCCGATGAACACCTTCACTAGGGTAAAGGAAATCGAGTTCCACTACCTGCAATCAATACCAAAGGGTCAGATCTCAATTATGCATGTCGTGTAGTGTATCTAAGAATTTTATTGGCTTTAGTTATTATCAAATCCAAGCTGACCTGGTCTGAAAATCCAGCACCACGAGACATAACAATTCCCCATCGACTGCCTGAGGTGGCCATTGAAGTAACATAGAAGCCCTCCCTCCACTTTTTGCTAATCCACTTGTAAGGAAATGAATCACTGACTTTATATGACTGCTGCAAGTACTGTGTACCTGGACTCAACAACAAAGTCGGTAAAAAAAATGTTCTTTTTCGAATAAAAAAAGTTTTATGATAGTATATACTAACCCTTAGACATCACAACTAATGAGCTCCCATTAGTAGCTCCTGCTACTGCACTGATATAATAATTCTTTTCCCACTGCTCCATTATCCATTCCTTCACAATGCCATACAAGAAGAAATTAGTAAATTCCTTGATGCAAATAATGAAAGTTCTgagaatttaaataaatatacaaaGGTATTATAAGGAATGCGAGCCACATACCTTGTGTAGAAAATAGGGAGAGAGTTCATACACTTGTGAAGTGAAACCAGTTCCAGCATCCATAATAAGGGCCCACAGATTTTGACAACAAGCTACACTGCTGATAAGTAACCCATCCTCATTTCCTTTCTCTATGTGCTGTGCAAGCCTTGCATCAGCAACGTTATAGTGGTACCTGTATAGTATGATGAAACCAATTGCTCATCCTCAAGTAATATTTAAGGTTAAAGCAAAGCAATCATATCAAAGCGAGATCGGAAAATATATAGATAAAACAGagaacaaaagaagaataaagCAACTTAACATACAAGGAATCAACAAGAAATCTAGCACACAGAAAACTTCAAACGAATGCTTAAAGTACCTTTGCTTCATAGGTCGACGTGCATTGTAGACACTAATCCATTGGGTTGCTGGCATGCCCATACGAACTTTCTTTTTTGGTTGTtcgtcttcttcctcctctgttGTTATCCGGCCTCTTTTATGACCAACCGGATAAATAAGCTTCACCAATATAGAGTAAAAtcagactcttttttttcccttttattgAAGGATGTGGAACCTCCCCAAGGTTGGGCCTCATCGGACCCACCTTACAGAGAAACCACCGATACTAGCAACCATCCACGAGCCACTTGTATCAGTATGATCCAAGTTGTGCTGGGCAGATTCAAACCCAAGACCTCTGAGTTTTCTGCTGGTCCCAATGTACCCTCCCCTTACCACTGGACTACCCTTTTTCAGGAGACACATCTACAATTTGATTCGTGATAAATATATCTTTCCATGTTTCAACTAAATTCTATATCTGTTTCCTAAAATGGAGTTCATATAGGTATTATTGAAGCCACCGCAGAAAAAGCTTTTCTACAGTACTTCAACGTTCCAGAACAAGATGAATTTGAGCTCAAAACCAAAGGACTGATaatgaaaggagaaaaaaagtaaactcaagaaaggaaaaaaaaccccaTACCTTTTGAGCACCTTCTGTATTAATCGGCCTGATCTCTGGATTTGGACCAATTATCCCATCAAAAAGAGAGATGTATTTTGCATAATTAGGTAATTCATCAAACTTCAAGTTGACAACATATTCAACAAATTGTCTAAAAGGCAGTGGACAATAGGAACACAGACTCTCAGGGGATGTAGCCATCTTCTTCTTGCAGACGAGGAACCCCTTGTTCTCCCCCTACCAGTACCAGAACGTTTAAAGTTTATAACAAGTCCAATTTGATAAAGGACACCATTAAATTGATAAAAGTACACCAACCTGATAACCTTGCCAAGGTAAACGACCTCTGAGAAGAAAAATAAGTGTATATGCCAGAGATTCTAGATCATCTCTCCTGCTACCAGTTCTACCAAGGTGGGCATGCACACTAGCATAACGCACAGTTCCCctgttaaaaaaagaaaaagaacactcATGAGGCAAGAAGAAACCAGCTCAATTGACAAATCAGGGCAAAATATCACAATAAAATTTCACAAACAAATAATAGCGCAGGATGTACCTGAAAACATCAGGCCTCTGGTCATAATCAACATGCAGACCACTTGAAGTATCTCGCCATTTAGTCGCTGTGTCACCCAAAATACGTTAAAAAAATTAAGCCACAAATGGGGGGAAGGGAAAATTAATACGGTGTCTTACCTAATCCAAGATCAACAAGGAACAGCCTTTTTTCATCAGGAGTTCCTGGAGTACCAAGCAAAAAATTTTCAGGCTTCACATCTCCATGTACATACCTGCCAAAAAAGGGGAAAATAAGATATGTCATTTAAAGGTTTAATTACTGAACATGCATCGGGCAAAGGACATTCATCTTAAGCAatcggatgatgatgaagataatAATAAACTTAAAGTGTAAGATTAACACAACATGACCCCGTAAAATGGCAGTTTCCTTGCATTATAGAAATTAGGGGAGCAGATAAATAGGCCGCCAGTTAAAAACCGGGGATAAAGTTCATATTTCCTAATCAAATCCTTATTAgtgtaaaaattaaatattccaGGATGTAATCCATAAATAGGCGGATAAATAATCAATCCATGagatcttttaaaaaaaatgggaaaatAGTAATTGTTTTGGACCTAAACAACTCCATCTTATAAAAACAGTTACAGTGCTTTATGTTAGAAGAATTCTCACCCTTTGGAGTGCATCTTCTCCAATATAGAAATTGCTTCAATGGCAATGCAAGCAACCATTTCCGTTGACATTCTGCCATTTACACGACGAGTTAGCATAGGCAACTGAAAACCATGGAACGATAAATGAAAAGAACGAATATAATGAATTAATAGAAACCAATTTTCATTTAGCTCACGTGTTAGAGTTGTTATTCCAAACATCCCACAAGCTTGGACCCAGCATATCCATAACCTGTAGACATCAGAATATTCAGCCGTCATTATCCAACAATAAGCCAAAGGTAAAAAGGGACTAGAAAACAAGGTAAAAAATCATTGCTACAACTTTACCAAATTCaaccagcaaaaaaaaaatactgcatACCATTACATAATAGTCACCTTGCCGACCCTTGTAGTGTACTCTTGGTACACCATGACTGCCGCCAAGAGTGCTGTACAAGTGACAAAGATAagttataaattcaaaaatataattgaaaagctatggaaaaattaaaatgaaaggaCAAATTAATCATTCTCACTTGTAAACTTGCCACTCGTAAGGTGGTCCATAGTTACATCCTTTGCTAGTTCTATGCTCAAATTTTAAGGCCACCTAAAATATGAAATTCGATCAATGTCAATGAAACGAAAAACTATATACACCCACACACACGAGCGCACTTAGATAACTGCTTACCTCCAGTGCTCCGGAGCCAGTCGATCCATCATTTGCATTTGCTGGAGTCATACGCCGACCAACATAAACTTGTCCAAAGCCGCCCTTGCCCAACTTTCGTTCTATTTTGTACATTGGGGAATTCCCAACTCGAACCTGCAGCAATGCAACTGAAGAATTTTATACATTTTCATGGGAATCAAAcacccaaaaccaaaaaaatcaaatataaagaatataaaaacaaaaaggacaCAGATCACATTTGCTTAGCTGAAAGTATGAAGACCTGACTCAGAAGATATTATCCTACCATGTCCTTAAACAAGCTAGATTTTGTGCACTTCAAAGGTAGGAGGTATCATGATTACTTCTTTATAAACTGTCCATTAAGTATTTAAGTTACAGAATAGAAAAGCAGCCAGGCAACTAATACAATACACTAAGCAGCTTAATTGTGACACTGGTTAATAGTAATCAATCATAAGGAGCGTTGATAAGAAACATATAAAAGAAAGTAAATCAGAAATAAAAAGCCAATTCCAAAAAAATTATCTAACTGTCTACAGAATTCAATGAGGAGCATGACATCTGAATTTCTACCCACGAGCAGCAGTTTCCAAAACTGCAGCTAGAGAATAGCGAGCCACTATGAAAGAAGCAACTAATAAGAAAATCACTCAATGTGAAAGACAGCAAACACCGATGATCAACGCCCACTGGCCCACATATTAAACTTTTAGGTGTAGAAGGGACAAAATTGGTGGAACAGTTAATTTTAGGGAgcccatatatataattatggaAATCAAAACATGTCtgtctcctatttctctctctctctctctagagagGATATCAGAATCATGAAAtcattacacaaaaatgagcaCTCCGTCGAATAGATTGATAAGGTCAATACTCCATAAGGTCAACACATATTTGAATCTACCATCGATCTTGAAGGAAAACAAAGCGAAACCTTTTTAGATTCCAAATCAAGCTAACACTTTATAGCTAATGGCTTTATACGAGCAGCCAgatcaaacaaataaattatcCAAACACTTCAGACAGTCCCAAACCTTATATATCATCCCTCTAGAAGAAACAGAATCAACGCGTTATAAAGTTTCTAAAACAGTTCAAACTTGAATTACTAGCGAGAGATCAGACAATCTGGAATCAACCTACTTCAATATGTTGATGCGAAAAAAAGGTAAGAATCAACTCCAAGCAACAACCAAACTgaaaacacaacacaacacaaacaGTTTTCTGGAAGTAAATGATTGCATCATCAGTAACACAAAAACCATCAGTTACCATAACATATTTATATTTCCCCTCTTAATTTGTAGGAATAAATACTTACGAGACCCAATATTCCTCCAACAATCCCAACCCAGCAGACAAAAATTGAGATACAATAACAGT
This genomic stretch from Tripterygium wilfordii isolate XIE 37 chromosome 22, ASM1340144v1, whole genome shotgun sequence harbors:
- the LOC119991791 gene encoding casein kinase 1-like protein HD16, which translates into the protein MPVLRSRVRGGRAAAAKPNPVEEGEAIATRTRRRRAAAAGKNNTSNENNNKQPQAADQIVVVAAPEAKGEGNKGLEEGVRVVEKEEFGEKKMNGGGKSVEKGNAGEDEGSTAPIPETVRVGNSPMYKIERKLGKGGFGQVYVGRRMTPANANDGSTGSGALEVALKFEHRTSKGCNYGPPYEWQVYNTLGGSHGVPRVHYKGRQGDYYVMVMDMLGPSLWDVWNNNSNTMSTEMVACIAIEAISILEKMHSKGYVHGDVKPENFLLGTPGTPDEKRLFLVDLGLATKWRDTSSGLHVDYDQRPDVFRGTVRYASVHAHLGRTGSRRDDLESLAYTLIFLLRGRLPWQGYQGENKGFLVCKKKMATSPESLCSYCPLPFRQFVEYVVNLKFDELPNYAKYISLFDGIIGPNPEIRPINTEGAQKLIYPVGHKRGRITTEEEEDEQPKKKVRMGMPATQWISVYNARRPMKQRYHYNVADARLAQHIEKGNEDGLLISSVACCQNLWALIMDAGTGFTSQVYELSPYFLHKEWIMEQWEKNYYISAVAGATNGSSLVVMSKGTQYLQQSYKVSDSFPYKWISKKWREGFYVTSMATSGSRWGIVMSRGAGFSDQVVELDFLYPSEGVHRRWDSGYRITATAATWDQAALVLSVPRRKLSDETQETLRTTAFPSTHVKDKWAKNLYIASVCYGRTVS